Proteins encoded in a region of the Lujinxingia vulgaris genome:
- a CDS encoding ABC transporter permease: MDKIWMVTRRELGTYFNSVVAYIVVILFLVITGALFWLNFFQEISVVSLRGFFSQAPLFLAFFAPAITMGLLASEKRSGTLELLMTMPVSDLQIVVGKFLAALGLLAVVFLMTLVYPLTLSMLGDLDWGAVAAGYIGLMLLGGSYAAVGLMASSFTRDQVVAILVAFSICFFLYLIDQLVGQASGVAARTAEYLSTSYHFENIARGVVDMRDVFYYLSLMAVSLGVATLSVGARRW; this comes from the coding sequence GTGGATAAGATCTGGATGGTGACCCGGCGAGAGCTGGGGACGTATTTTAACTCGGTGGTGGCCTATATTGTGGTGATCTTGTTTCTCGTGATCACCGGGGCGCTCTTCTGGCTGAACTTCTTCCAAGAAATCAGCGTGGTGTCGTTGCGCGGCTTCTTCTCGCAGGCGCCGCTCTTTCTGGCGTTTTTTGCGCCGGCGATCACGATGGGGCTGCTGGCCAGCGAGAAGCGCTCGGGCACGCTGGAGCTTTTGATGACGATGCCGGTGAGCGATCTTCAGATCGTGGTCGGTAAGTTCCTGGCGGCGCTGGGGCTGCTGGCGGTCGTCTTTCTGATGACGCTGGTCTATCCGCTGACCCTCTCGATGCTGGGCGATCTGGACTGGGGCGCGGTGGCCGCGGGCTACATCGGGCTGATGCTGCTGGGCGGGAGCTATGCGGCGGTGGGGCTGATGGCGTCGAGTTTTACGCGCGACCAGGTCGTGGCGATTCTCGTGGCCTTTTCGATCTGCTTTTTCCTCTACCTCATCGATCAGCTTGTGGGGCAGGCCTCCGGCGTTGCGGCGCGCACCGCGGAGTACCTCTCGACGAGCTACCACTTTGAGAACATCGCCCGCGGGGTCGTCGATATGCGCGACGTCTTTTACTACCTCTCGCTGATGGCGGTGAGCCTGGGCGTGGCCACGCTGAGCGTGGGCGCTCGTCGCTGGTGA
- a CDS encoding GldG family protein, translated as MRESKSKSNAPGQRRRAVSGANAVVMGVLLVLIAVAANALMSQTFWRIDLTENQIYTLSEPSLAAVEDLDEPVEVRAFISPDLPAPFHNLSQDVADLLSEYEAASGGQLSFKIIAPEDSAESEEAAAGFGIEQVAIGQQSESEMSLRAIYKGVAFIKGDQSEVIRDLQTTGQPELDNFEYEFTKALLNLQRPEPRRVAFASGAGGPVAQPGFVQSLEQVFSQLYGSLIEATTYDLSSGELVPDDVHALVLLNVQGDVSEEALFAIDQFLQRGGSVGWFQSSSVVDEAMQRQLMQQLQQNPQFAGQLPTMRKRFDSNLIELFSHYGITLRADTVIDRERALSFSLVATPQGLARVSHPGSFSITDIDTSLPFMRGFSTMALPVPSSLVIDEALRGNEDLEFHEVLRTSPGSTRLPSPPSDMSYETFMEPAASEEAGPFVVAATAQGELPSYYSDNPLPEGRAESDLVSETQAGRVLVVGSGDFLGPQRETGFDERLAGLGAQFFLSSVEWLVQDSALSEIRGKAMPRLIGEVSREQQRSIQFANIVIVPCFFALLGIFMMGRRRRRKEALSQWMSSES; from the coding sequence ATGCGTGAATCGAAATCCAAATCCAACGCCCCGGGCCAGCGCCGGCGCGCGGTGAGCGGGGCCAACGCGGTGGTGATGGGCGTGCTGCTGGTGCTGATCGCGGTGGCCGCCAACGCCCTGATGAGCCAGACCTTCTGGCGGATCGATCTTACCGAAAATCAGATCTACACCCTGAGTGAGCCGAGCCTGGCCGCCGTCGAAGACCTCGATGAGCCGGTGGAGGTGCGGGCGTTTATCTCGCCGGATCTTCCGGCGCCTTTTCATAACTTGAGCCAGGATGTGGCCGATCTGCTCTCGGAGTACGAGGCGGCCAGCGGCGGGCAGCTTTCTTTCAAGATCATCGCGCCCGAAGACAGCGCGGAGAGTGAGGAGGCCGCCGCCGGCTTTGGGATTGAGCAGGTGGCGATCGGTCAGCAGAGCGAGTCGGAGATGTCGCTGCGCGCCATTTACAAAGGCGTGGCTTTTATTAAGGGCGATCAGAGCGAGGTGATTCGCGATCTTCAGACCACCGGCCAGCCCGAGCTCGACAACTTCGAGTATGAGTTCACCAAGGCCCTGCTCAACCTGCAGCGGCCTGAGCCCCGGCGCGTGGCCTTTGCCAGCGGCGCGGGTGGCCCGGTGGCGCAGCCGGGTTTTGTGCAGAGTCTGGAGCAGGTCTTTTCGCAGCTTTACGGGAGCCTCATTGAGGCGACGACCTACGATCTGAGCAGCGGTGAGCTGGTGCCGGACGATGTGCACGCGCTGGTGCTGCTCAACGTGCAGGGGGATGTGAGCGAGGAGGCGCTCTTTGCCATCGACCAGTTTCTGCAGCGTGGGGGCAGCGTGGGGTGGTTCCAGAGCAGCTCGGTGGTCGATGAGGCGATGCAGCGCCAGTTGATGCAGCAGCTGCAGCAGAACCCGCAGTTTGCCGGTCAGCTGCCCACGATGCGCAAGCGTTTTGACTCGAACCTCATTGAGCTTTTTTCGCATTACGGCATCACGCTGCGCGCCGACACGGTGATCGACCGGGAGCGCGCGCTCTCCTTTAGCCTTGTGGCCACGCCCCAGGGGCTGGCGCGGGTGAGTCACCCGGGGAGTTTTTCGATCACCGACATCGATACGAGCCTGCCCTTTATGCGCGGCTTCTCGACGATGGCGCTGCCGGTGCCTTCGAGCCTTGTGATCGACGAGGCGCTGCGCGGCAACGAAGACCTGGAGTTTCACGAGGTTCTACGCACCTCGCCGGGCTCGACGCGCCTGCCTTCGCCGCCGAGCGATATGAGCTATGAGACCTTTATGGAGCCCGCGGCCAGCGAGGAGGCCGGGCCTTTTGTGGTGGCGGCGACCGCGCAGGGGGAGCTTCCGAGTTATTATTCGGATAACCCGCTGCCGGAGGGACGCGCGGAGTCGGATCTTGTGAGTGAGACGCAGGCGGGGCGCGTGCTGGTGGTGGGAAGTGGCGACTTCTTAGGGCCGCAGCGCGAGACGGGTTTCGATGAGCGGCTGGCCGGGCTGGGAGCGCAGTTCTTTTTGAGCTCGGTGGAGTGGCTGGTGCAGGACAGCGCGCTCTCGGAGATTCGCGGCAAGGCGATGCCCCGGCTTATCGGGGAGGTGAGCCGGGAGCAGCAGCGCTCGATTCAGTTTGCCAACATCGTGATCGTGCCCTGTTTCTTTGCGCTTCTGGGCATCTTCATGATGGGGCGGCGTCGGCGTCGTAAAGAGGCGCTGAGCCAGTGGATGAGCTCCGAGTCGTAA
- a CDS encoding DUF4340 domain-containing protein has translation MVQKHVWIAAGVLVLLVGAFFVTRDKPPTQVDSALVLEAPTTLGRLEWERPGDDRVVLESRESGWWLTSPVEAPLSRQVGDEVEWAFGQTLKSDDLRFEMSDDRTFGLAEDEAVNVAIFGAGQSDPTTRLRIGEEIQVPGTGVARTFAQVEGKEKIYRLQAALGDLVRRRVDDLRSRSIVSLGDEELRSVQWSHVDGHLLKIEPAADSSETRWKLASPQVEMALDAASVGRFVNTLSRLNARDFVDEGDAQLEALDFDAPAVTVTLETGSKQAELQVVRQGEGDQAKLYVRRAGDGQVFEVAGSARTALLARMLDVKDRAVMPIASDAMTSIELAGDDRVRLVKDEGGQWTMARPAGVEVDQDEASAMASWLGALRAERWVEDVEEREAGLSPGQRSSVRVSAADGEEVLYLGASVDDLSGGRYARVASSPAIFVLPESALRRLTQDADAFAAPSDG, from the coding sequence ATGGTACAGAAACATGTGTGGATTGCCGCCGGGGTGTTGGTGCTTCTGGTGGGGGCGTTTTTCGTGACTCGCGACAAGCCGCCGACGCAGGTGGATTCGGCGTTGGTGCTGGAGGCGCCCACAACGTTGGGGCGGCTGGAGTGGGAGCGGCCCGGAGACGATCGCGTGGTGCTGGAGTCGAGGGAGAGCGGCTGGTGGCTGACCTCACCTGTGGAGGCGCCGCTAAGTCGGCAGGTGGGCGATGAGGTTGAGTGGGCGTTTGGCCAGACGCTCAAATCCGATGATCTTCGTTTTGAGATGAGCGACGATCGCACCTTTGGGCTTGCAGAAGATGAGGCGGTAAACGTCGCGATCTTCGGGGCAGGTCAAAGTGATCCGACCACACGGCTGAGGATCGGTGAGGAGATTCAGGTGCCGGGAACCGGGGTGGCGCGCACCTTTGCGCAGGTTGAGGGTAAAGAGAAGATTTACCGCCTGCAGGCAGCGCTGGGCGATCTTGTGCGCCGGCGGGTCGATGATCTTCGCTCGCGCAGCATCGTCTCTCTGGGCGATGAGGAGCTGCGTTCGGTGCAGTGGTCGCATGTCGACGGGCATCTTCTAAAGATCGAGCCGGCAGCGGATAGCAGTGAGACACGTTGGAAACTGGCCAGTCCGCAGGTCGAGATGGCGCTGGATGCGGCGAGTGTGGGGCGTTTTGTGAACACGCTGTCGAGGCTGAACGCGCGTGATTTTGTGGATGAGGGCGATGCGCAGCTTGAGGCGTTGGACTTCGATGCGCCGGCGGTCACTGTAACTCTGGAGACGGGCTCGAAGCAGGCGGAGCTTCAGGTGGTGCGCCAGGGGGAGGGGGATCAGGCAAAACTCTATGTTCGCCGCGCGGGTGATGGGCAGGTCTTTGAAGTAGCCGGCAGCGCACGTACAGCGCTTCTGGCGCGGATGCTCGACGTGAAGGATCGCGCGGTGATGCCGATTGCCTCCGACGCGATGACGAGCATTGAGCTCGCGGGCGACGATCGTGTGCGGCTGGTCAAAGACGAGGGAGGCCAGTGGACGATGGCGCGCCCCGCCGGGGTGGAGGTCGACCAGGATGAGGCGTCGGCGATGGCCAGCTGGCTGGGGGCGCTGCGCGCGGAGCGCTGGGTGGAGGATGTGGAAGAGCGCGAGGCGGGCCTGAGCCCGGGGCAGCGAAGCTCGGTGCGGGTGAGCGCGGCCGATGGCGAAGAGGTTCTTTATCTGGGCGCCTCGGTCGATGATCTCAGCGGTGGGCGTTATGCGCGTGTGGCTTCGAGCCCGGCGATCTTTGTGTTACCCGAGAGCGCGTTGCGGCGTCTTACGCAAGACGCCGACGCCTTTGCGGCGCCGAGCGATGGCTAA
- the gshB gene encoding glutathione synthase, translated as MKIAYVMDPLSQVNVFADTTFALMLGAQSRGHEVFYVRPESLEARGDEAFATIQPVELRQEPGNAVSFGEARHVSLDEVDAVWMRKDPPFDDTYLYEAMLLELAEERGTLVLNRPRGLRDANEKLYALHFSDHTPKTLVSSHAEAIKKFAEETGGRAVLKPLDGHGGSGIFVIGSEDRNLNAMIEVSTAGGTKRVMVQEYLPAARQGDKRVILLNGEPLGAILRVPLEQEHRSNIHVGGRVEKTTLSAKEREICEAVGPRLKQDGLYFVGLDLIGERLTEVNVTSPTGIQEMSRLDGIDGPDVVMRWIEDRLAT; from the coding sequence ATGAAGATCGCCTATGTGATGGACCCTTTAAGCCAGGTCAACGTCTTTGCGGACACGACCTTTGCGTTGATGCTGGGCGCTCAGTCCCGCGGCCACGAGGTCTTTTATGTGCGCCCGGAGTCGCTGGAGGCGCGTGGCGATGAGGCGTTTGCGACCATTCAGCCGGTGGAGCTGCGTCAGGAGCCCGGCAACGCCGTGAGTTTTGGGGAGGCGCGCCACGTCTCGCTCGATGAGGTCGATGCGGTGTGGATGCGCAAAGATCCGCCCTTTGATGACACGTACCTTTATGAGGCGATGCTGCTGGAGCTGGCCGAGGAGCGCGGAACGCTGGTACTCAACCGCCCACGTGGGTTGCGTGACGCCAATGAGAAGCTCTACGCGCTGCATTTCAGCGATCATACGCCCAAAACGCTGGTGTCGAGCCACGCCGAGGCGATCAAGAAGTTCGCCGAGGAGACGGGCGGGCGCGCGGTGCTCAAGCCTCTGGACGGGCACGGTGGCTCGGGGATTTTTGTGATCGGCAGCGAGGATCGCAACCTCAACGCGATGATCGAAGTCTCCACCGCCGGGGGCACGAAACGGGTGATGGTGCAGGAGTATTTGCCGGCGGCGCGCCAGGGCGACAAGCGCGTGATCCTGCTCAACGGAGAGCCGCTCGGCGCGATTCTGCGCGTGCCTCTGGAGCAGGAGCATCGCAGCAATATTCACGTGGGGGGGCGGGTGGAGAAGACGACGCTCAGCGCGAAAGAGCGCGAGATCTGCGAGGCGGTGGGACCGCGCCTCAAACAAGACGGGCTCTACTTTGTGGGGCTTGATCTGATTGGCGAGCGCCTGACGGAGGTCAACGTCACCAGCCCCACCGGCATTCAGGAGATGAGCCGGCTGGACGGCATCGACGGGCCCGACGTGGTGATGCGCTGGATCGAAGATAGGCTTGCGACTTGA
- a CDS encoding superoxide dismutase family protein, with product MKMMRLLMMSLLSAGVFASAACSSSQPTEDESVSEQPATEESATEEGVQGGEMEHAEGDDHGAMAEAPAEEEAAEGELIEATARVINGEGEEIGQVMFKEVAGGGVQVSGMVSGLTPGLHGFHVHENTVCEAPDFTSAGGHFNPASHEHGGPANEHSARHAGDFGNITANEDGVAEFSFVDTMISLSEGENNVVGQAMIVHEGEDDLVSQPTGAAGARAGCAVITLVE from the coding sequence ATGAAGATGATGCGACTTTTGATGATGAGCCTTCTGAGCGCCGGCGTGTTTGCGAGCGCGGCGTGCAGCTCTTCGCAGCCCACCGAAGATGAGAGCGTGAGCGAGCAGCCTGCCACCGAGGAGAGCGCCACTGAAGAAGGTGTGCAAGGTGGTGAGATGGAGCACGCCGAGGGCGACGACCACGGCGCGATGGCCGAGGCGCCCGCCGAGGAAGAGGCCGCCGAAGGCGAGCTGATTGAAGCCACCGCCCGCGTGATCAATGGCGAAGGCGAAGAGATTGGCCAGGTGATGTTTAAAGAAGTTGCCGGCGGCGGCGTGCAGGTCTCGGGCATGGTCAGCGGTCTGACCCCCGGGCTGCATGGCTTCCACGTGCACGAGAACACCGTGTGCGAGGCGCCCGACTTCACCTCGGCCGGTGGTCACTTCAACCCGGCCTCGCACGAGCATGGTGGGCCGGCCAACGAGCATAGCGCACGCCATGCCGGCGACTTTGGCAACATCACCGCCAACGAAGATGGCGTGGCGGAGTTCAGCTTTGTCGACACGATGATCAGCCTGAGCGAGGGCGAGAACAACGTGGTCGGTCAGGCGATGATCGTGCACGAAGGCGAAGATGACCTGGTCAGCCAGCCCACCGGTGCCGCCGGCGCGCGTGCGGGCTGTGCGGTGATCACGCTGGTTGAGTAA
- a CDS encoding Bor/Iss family lipoprotein translates to MNRNVLMMVAMLALLLVGSTGCYSNTFDYPSRQADGRVMEESRTFLIYGLVDRNDRPVVGHELCNGPVKSVETVHTFGNQCIGCITLSIYTPNTVRVTCASGTAHNFYLDEDDAVVGHEVVDGDTGEVMQSEFKSDFI, encoded by the coding sequence ATGAATCGAAATGTTCTGATGATGGTGGCGATGCTGGCGCTTTTGCTCGTCGGCTCCACCGGGTGTTACAGCAACACCTTTGATTACCCCAGCCGTCAGGCCGATGGTCGCGTGATGGAAGAGTCGCGCACCTTCCTGATTTACGGGCTGGTTGATCGCAACGATCGTCCTGTGGTGGGCCATGAGCTCTGCAACGGTCCGGTGAAGAGCGTGGAGACGGTGCACACCTTCGGGAACCAGTGCATCGGCTGCATCACGCTTTCGATCTACACGCCGAATACCGTGCGGGTGACCTGCGCTTCGGGCACCGCGCACAACTTCTACCTCGATGAAGACGACGCCGTCGTCGGACATGAGGTCGTCGATGGCGACACCGGCGAAGTCATGCAGAGCGAGTTCAAGTCGGACTTCATCTAA
- a CDS encoding DUF3108 domain-containing protein: protein MRARRGAVIGALALLACWVLPPSVAEGAEPGERARYRVSYGPAHLADLSLEVGCEGAEEERGRLFARSRGMASQVHPFRVQLDTVRAKGAGSLKAQTFIEEDGVPRRYRSRFGEEPRVRTEWEFRGVTRREEALLPGRGHDLLSWMLALRERVGRGEALEARQRFVVWDGWKLVYLDALPAEVEERWTPVGAVRAQRFELRRTYLSHGAEQVARPSGQGAEELGAIWIELSERALPVEMAFEAPIGRVRIALQAHQDAGCE from the coding sequence ATGAGAGCAAGGCGGGGTGCGGTGATCGGGGCGTTGGCGCTGCTGGCGTGCTGGGTGTTGCCTCCGAGCGTTGCTGAAGGGGCGGAGCCCGGGGAGAGGGCGCGCTACCGGGTGAGTTACGGGCCGGCGCATCTGGCGGATCTTTCGCTGGAGGTGGGGTGTGAGGGGGCGGAGGAGGAGCGGGGGCGGCTTTTTGCGCGCAGCCGGGGGATGGCGAGCCAGGTGCATCCCTTTCGGGTGCAGTTGGATACGGTCCGGGCGAAGGGAGCCGGGTCGCTTAAGGCGCAGACGTTCATTGAAGAAGATGGGGTGCCGCGGCGCTACCGCAGTCGTTTTGGCGAGGAGCCGCGGGTGCGCACGGAGTGGGAGTTTCGGGGGGTGACGCGGCGCGAGGAGGCGCTCTTGCCGGGGCGTGGCCACGACTTGTTGAGCTGGATGCTGGCGTTGCGGGAGAGGGTGGGGCGTGGGGAGGCGTTGGAGGCGCGGCAGCGTTTTGTGGTGTGGGACGGCTGGAAGCTCGTGTACCTGGATGCGCTCCCGGCCGAGGTGGAGGAGCGCTGGACGCCTGTGGGGGCGGTGCGGGCGCAGCGTTTTGAGCTGCGGCGGACGTATTTAAGTCATGGCGCCGAGCAGGTCGCGCGGCCCTCGGGTCAGGGGGCGGAGGAGCTGGGAGCGATCTGGATCGAGCTCTCGGAGCGTGCGTTGCCGGTGGAGATGGCCTTTGAGGCGCCGATCGGTCGGGTGCGTATCGCGTTGCAGGCGCATCAGGACGCAGGCTGCGAGTGA
- a CDS encoding radical SAM protein — MATSYELKQHVETLLDDERGTIFKEAPHRVALVYPSPYRVGMSSLGFQTIYRVLNQREDIVCERSFLPDDPDLYRQSNTPLFTYESETPVGDCDVIAFSLSYELELIGIMTCLELAAIPVRAADRGENWPLVIIGGPITFSNPLPAGPFADVIVMGEGEELINVLIDWWKDYDDRERYLRDVAALPGVYVPSIHGETFRTVAQARDTCLPAYSPIITPHTELSSMHLVENGRGCHRGCSFCVMRRTTNGGMRPVAPERVLATVPDYATRVGLVGAATSDHPKILDILCALVDSGREVGLSSLRADRLNDDFIALLAKGGARTLTVASDGSSQRMRDLAKKHIKEKHLRRCAELVRDHNMKLLKLYMVIGYPGETLDDMDEMIDFMLELSSICKVALGMSPLVAKKNTPLDGSPFEDHKSLETKIKHVHKKLGRKVDIRATSVRWSWIEHEISQGGFDMADAAEAAYRNGAGYSAWKRAIRDHKKGITPLRIPESERLQPGAILPDELASI; from the coding sequence ATGGCCACCAGCTACGAACTTAAGCAACACGTCGAAACCCTGCTCGATGACGAGCGCGGCACCATCTTCAAAGAGGCGCCGCACCGCGTCGCGCTCGTCTACCCCTCGCCATACCGCGTGGGCATGAGCTCACTGGGCTTTCAGACGATCTACCGCGTGCTCAACCAGCGCGAAGACATCGTCTGCGAGCGCAGCTTTTTGCCCGACGATCCCGACCTCTACCGCCAGTCCAACACCCCGCTCTTCACCTACGAGTCGGAGACTCCGGTGGGCGACTGCGACGTCATCGCCTTCTCGCTCTCCTACGAGCTCGAGCTCATCGGCATCATGACCTGCCTGGAGCTCGCCGCCATCCCGGTGCGCGCCGCCGACCGCGGCGAAAACTGGCCGCTCGTGATCATCGGCGGCCCCATCACCTTCTCCAACCCCTTGCCGGCCGGTCCCTTCGCCGACGTCATTGTGATGGGCGAGGGCGAAGAGCTCATCAACGTGCTCATCGACTGGTGGAAAGACTACGACGATCGCGAACGCTACCTGCGCGACGTCGCCGCTCTGCCCGGCGTCTACGTGCCCTCGATCCACGGCGAAACCTTCCGCACCGTGGCCCAGGCCCGCGACACCTGCCTGCCGGCCTACAGCCCCATCATCACGCCGCATACCGAGCTCAGCTCGATGCACCTCGTCGAAAACGGACGCGGCTGCCACCGCGGCTGCTCCTTCTGCGTGATGCGCCGCACCACCAACGGCGGCATGCGCCCGGTCGCCCCCGAACGTGTGCTCGCTACCGTCCCCGACTACGCCACGCGTGTGGGTCTTGTGGGCGCGGCGACCAGCGACCACCCCAAGATTCTTGATATTTTATGCGCACTTGTAGACTCCGGCCGCGAAGTCGGCCTCTCCAGCCTGCGCGCCGATCGCCTCAACGACGACTTCATCGCCCTGCTCGCAAAAGGCGGCGCCCGCACCCTGACTGTGGCCAGCGACGGCTCCAGCCAGCGCATGCGCGACCTGGCCAAAAAACACATCAAAGAAAAACATCTTCGCCGCTGCGCCGAGCTTGTGCGCGACCACAACATGAAGCTGCTCAAGCTCTACATGGTCATCGGCTACCCCGGCGAAACCCTCGACGATATGGACGAGATGATCGACTTCATGCTCGAACTCTCCTCTATCTGCAAAGTCGCACTCGGCATGAGCCCGCTCGTCGCCAAGAAGAACACCCCCCTCGACGGCTCACCTTTCGAAGACCACAAGAGCCTGGAGACCAAGATCAAACACGTTCACAAAAAGCTCGGCCGCAAGGTCGACATCCGGGCCACCTCGGTGCGCTGGTCCTGGATCGAGCACGAGATCTCCCAGGGTGGTTTTGATATGGCCGACGCCGCCGAAGCCGCCTACCGCAATGGCGCAGGCTACAGCGCCTGGAAGCGCGCCATCCGCGACCACAAAAAGGGCATCACCCCGCTGCGCATCCCCGAGAGCGAACGCCTCCAGCCCGGCGCCATCCTCCCCGACGAGCTCGCCAGCATCTGA